The Pan paniscus chromosome 15, NHGRI_mPanPan1-v2.0_pri, whole genome shotgun sequence genome includes a window with the following:
- the FBXO34 gene encoding F-box only protein 34 isoform X1 has translation MGPGMSLQARAGTWARGRAGGTRRVEKGSCLPRTLGIAVDLNRKGFVMHLKPYWKLQKKEHPPEVSRETQRTPMNHQKAVNDETCKASHITPSVFPSASLGKASSRKPFGILSPNVLCSMSGKSPVESSLNVKTKKNAPSATIHQGEEEGPLDIWAVVKPGNTKEKIAFFASHQCSNRIGSMKIKSSWDIDGRATKRRKKSGDLKKAKVQVERMREVNSRCYQPEPFACGIEHCSVHYVSDSGDGVYAGRPLSVIQMVAFLEQRASALLASCSKNCTNSPAIVRFSGQSRGVPAVSESYSAPGACEEPTERGNLEVGEPQSEPVRVLDMVAKLESECLKRQGQREPGSLSRNNSFRRNVGRVLLANSTQADEGKTKKGVLEAPDTQVNPVGSVSVDCGPSRADRCSPKEDQSWDGASQDCPPLPAGVSFHIDSAELEPGSQTAVKNSNRYDVEMTDELVGLPFSSHTYSQASELPTNAVDCMSRELVSLTSQNPDQRKESLCISITVSKVDKDQPSNLNSCEDPVPGMLFFLPPGQHLSDYSQLNESTTKESSEASQLEDAAGGDSASEEKSGSAEPFVPPASSVESTLPVLEASSWKKQVSHDFLETRFKIQQLLEPQQYMAFLPHHIMVKIFRLLPTKSLVALKCTCCYFKFIIEYYNIRPADSRWVRDPRYREDPCKQCKKKYVKGDVSLCRWHPKPYCQALPYGPGYWMCCHRSQKGFPGCKLGLHDNHWVPACHSFNRAIHKKAKGTEAEEEY, from the coding sequence GGGCTTTGTTATGCACCTAAAGCCATATTGGAAGCTCCAGAAGAAAGAGCACCCCCCGGAAGTCAGCAGGGAAACGCAGAGAACTCCTATGAACCACCAAAAGGCTGTAAATGATGAAACATGCAAAGCTAGCCACATAACACCAAGTGTCTTTCCTTCAGCCTCTCTCGGTAAAGCATCATCTCGAAAGCCATTTGGGATCCTTTCTCCAAATGTTCTGTGCAGTATGAGTGGGAAGAGTCCTGTAGAGAGCAGCTTGAATGTTAAAACCAAAAAGAATGCACCATCTGCAACGATCCACCAGGGCGAAGAAGAAGGACCACTTGATATCTGGGCTGTTGtgaaacctggaaataccaaggAAAAAATTGCATTCTTTGCATCCCACCAGTGTAGTAACAGGATAGgatctatgaaaataaaaagttccTGGGATATTGATGGGAGAGCTactaagagaaggaaaaaatcagGGGATCTTAAAAAAGCCAAGGTACAGGTGGAAAGGATGAGGGAGGTTAACAGCAGGTGCTACCAACCTGAGCCTTTTGCATGTGGCATTGAGCACTGTTCTGTGCACTATGTGAGTGACAGTGGGGATGGAGTCTATGCTGGGAGGCCTCTGTCAGTTATACAGATGGTTGCCTTCTTGGAGCAAAGAGCCAGTGCTCTGCTAGCTAGCTGTTCAAAAAACTGCACAAACTCACCTGCAATTGTGAGGTTTTCTGGCCAATCCAGAGGTGTGCCTGCAGTGTCTGAGTCCTATTCTGCCCCAGGAGCTTGTGAAGAACCCACAGAAAGGGGAAATCTTGAGGTTGGTGAACCACAGAGCGAACCAGTCCGTGTCCTTGACATGGTAGCCAAGTTGGAGTCTGAGTGCCTGAAGCGGCAGGGCCAGCGTGAGCCTGGGAGCCTCTCAAGGAATAACAGCTTCCGTCGAAATGTGGGCAGAGTATTGCTTGCAAATAGCACTCAGGCTGATGAAGGCAAAACAAAGAAAGGCGTCTTGGAGGCACCTGACACTCAGGTGAATCCTGTGGGGTCTGTATCTGTGGATTGTGGCCCTTCAAGAGCTGATCGTTGTTCTCCTAAGGAGGACCAGTCCTGGGACGGTGCTTCTCAGGACTGCCCCCCATTGCCAGCAGGAGTGAGTTTCCACATAGACAGTGCAGAGTTAGAGCCGGGTTCGCAAACTGCCGTGAAAAACAGCAACAGATATGATGTGGAAATGACAGATGAACTCGTTGGGTTACCTTTTTCCTCTCATACCTATTCCCAAGCCTCTGAATTGCCCACAAATGCTGTTGATTGTATGAGCAGAGAGCTTGTGTCGCTTACTAGCCAAAATCCTGATCAAAGAAAAGAATCTTTGTGCATTAGTATCACTGTGTCCAAGGTAGACAAAGACCAGCCTTCCAATTTAAACTCCTGTGAAGACCCAGTTCCAGGGATGTTGTTTTTTTTGCCACCTGGTCAGCACTTGTCAGACTATTCCCAGTTGAATGAAAGCACAACAAAAGAGTCTTCAGAGGCCAGCCAGCTTGAAGATGCTGCTGGGGGTGACAGTGCATCTGAGGAAAAAAGTGGGTCTGCTGAGCCATTTGTACCGCCAGCCTCTTCTGTGGAAAGTACATTACCAGTGCTTGAGGCATCCAGTTGGAAGAAGCAGGTGTCGCATGACTTCCTGGAGACCAGGTTTAAAATCCAGCAGCTTTTGGAGCCTCAGCAGTACATGGCTTTTCTGCCCCACCACATTATGGTAAAAATCTTCAGGTTACTTCCCACCAAGAGTTTAGTGGCCCTTAAATGTACCTGCTGCTATTTCAAGTTTATCATTGAGTACTACAATATCAGGCCAGCAGATTCTCGCTGGGTTCGAGATCCACGCTATAGAGAGGATCCTTGCAAACAGTGCAAGAAAAAGTATGTGAAAGGGGATGTGTCCCTGTGCCGATGGCACCCCAAGCCGTATTGCCAGGCATTGCCCTATGGGCCAGGGTATTGGATGTGCTGCCACCGGTCTCAGAAAGGATTCCCTGGTTGTAAGCTGGGGCTTCATGACAATCACTGGGTTCCTGCCTGCCACAGCTTTAATCGGGCAATCCATAAGAAAGCAAAAGGGACTGAAGCTGAAGAGGAATACTAA
- the FBXO34 gene encoding F-box only protein 34 isoform X2: MHLKPYWKLQKKEHPPEVSRETQRTPMNHQKAVNDETCKASHITPSVFPSASLGKASSRKPFGILSPNVLCSMSGKSPVESSLNVKTKKNAPSATIHQGEEEGPLDIWAVVKPGNTKEKIAFFASHQCSNRIGSMKIKSSWDIDGRATKRRKKSGDLKKAKVQVERMREVNSRCYQPEPFACGIEHCSVHYVSDSGDGVYAGRPLSVIQMVAFLEQRASALLASCSKNCTNSPAIVRFSGQSRGVPAVSESYSAPGACEEPTERGNLEVGEPQSEPVRVLDMVAKLESECLKRQGQREPGSLSRNNSFRRNVGRVLLANSTQADEGKTKKGVLEAPDTQVNPVGSVSVDCGPSRADRCSPKEDQSWDGASQDCPPLPAGVSFHIDSAELEPGSQTAVKNSNRYDVEMTDELVGLPFSSHTYSQASELPTNAVDCMSRELVSLTSQNPDQRKESLCISITVSKVDKDQPSNLNSCEDPVPGMLFFLPPGQHLSDYSQLNESTTKESSEASQLEDAAGGDSASEEKSGSAEPFVPPASSVESTLPVLEASSWKKQVSHDFLETRFKIQQLLEPQQYMAFLPHHIMVKIFRLLPTKSLVALKCTCCYFKFIIEYYNIRPADSRWVRDPRYREDPCKQCKKKYVKGDVSLCRWHPKPYCQALPYGPGYWMCCHRSQKGFPGCKLGLHDNHWVPACHSFNRAIHKKAKGTEAEEEY, translated from the coding sequence ATGCACCTAAAGCCATATTGGAAGCTCCAGAAGAAAGAGCACCCCCCGGAAGTCAGCAGGGAAACGCAGAGAACTCCTATGAACCACCAAAAGGCTGTAAATGATGAAACATGCAAAGCTAGCCACATAACACCAAGTGTCTTTCCTTCAGCCTCTCTCGGTAAAGCATCATCTCGAAAGCCATTTGGGATCCTTTCTCCAAATGTTCTGTGCAGTATGAGTGGGAAGAGTCCTGTAGAGAGCAGCTTGAATGTTAAAACCAAAAAGAATGCACCATCTGCAACGATCCACCAGGGCGAAGAAGAAGGACCACTTGATATCTGGGCTGTTGtgaaacctggaaataccaaggAAAAAATTGCATTCTTTGCATCCCACCAGTGTAGTAACAGGATAGgatctatgaaaataaaaagttccTGGGATATTGATGGGAGAGCTactaagagaaggaaaaaatcagGGGATCTTAAAAAAGCCAAGGTACAGGTGGAAAGGATGAGGGAGGTTAACAGCAGGTGCTACCAACCTGAGCCTTTTGCATGTGGCATTGAGCACTGTTCTGTGCACTATGTGAGTGACAGTGGGGATGGAGTCTATGCTGGGAGGCCTCTGTCAGTTATACAGATGGTTGCCTTCTTGGAGCAAAGAGCCAGTGCTCTGCTAGCTAGCTGTTCAAAAAACTGCACAAACTCACCTGCAATTGTGAGGTTTTCTGGCCAATCCAGAGGTGTGCCTGCAGTGTCTGAGTCCTATTCTGCCCCAGGAGCTTGTGAAGAACCCACAGAAAGGGGAAATCTTGAGGTTGGTGAACCACAGAGCGAACCAGTCCGTGTCCTTGACATGGTAGCCAAGTTGGAGTCTGAGTGCCTGAAGCGGCAGGGCCAGCGTGAGCCTGGGAGCCTCTCAAGGAATAACAGCTTCCGTCGAAATGTGGGCAGAGTATTGCTTGCAAATAGCACTCAGGCTGATGAAGGCAAAACAAAGAAAGGCGTCTTGGAGGCACCTGACACTCAGGTGAATCCTGTGGGGTCTGTATCTGTGGATTGTGGCCCTTCAAGAGCTGATCGTTGTTCTCCTAAGGAGGACCAGTCCTGGGACGGTGCTTCTCAGGACTGCCCCCCATTGCCAGCAGGAGTGAGTTTCCACATAGACAGTGCAGAGTTAGAGCCGGGTTCGCAAACTGCCGTGAAAAACAGCAACAGATATGATGTGGAAATGACAGATGAACTCGTTGGGTTACCTTTTTCCTCTCATACCTATTCCCAAGCCTCTGAATTGCCCACAAATGCTGTTGATTGTATGAGCAGAGAGCTTGTGTCGCTTACTAGCCAAAATCCTGATCAAAGAAAAGAATCTTTGTGCATTAGTATCACTGTGTCCAAGGTAGACAAAGACCAGCCTTCCAATTTAAACTCCTGTGAAGACCCAGTTCCAGGGATGTTGTTTTTTTTGCCACCTGGTCAGCACTTGTCAGACTATTCCCAGTTGAATGAAAGCACAACAAAAGAGTCTTCAGAGGCCAGCCAGCTTGAAGATGCTGCTGGGGGTGACAGTGCATCTGAGGAAAAAAGTGGGTCTGCTGAGCCATTTGTACCGCCAGCCTCTTCTGTGGAAAGTACATTACCAGTGCTTGAGGCATCCAGTTGGAAGAAGCAGGTGTCGCATGACTTCCTGGAGACCAGGTTTAAAATCCAGCAGCTTTTGGAGCCTCAGCAGTACATGGCTTTTCTGCCCCACCACATTATGGTAAAAATCTTCAGGTTACTTCCCACCAAGAGTTTAGTGGCCCTTAAATGTACCTGCTGCTATTTCAAGTTTATCATTGAGTACTACAATATCAGGCCAGCAGATTCTCGCTGGGTTCGAGATCCACGCTATAGAGAGGATCCTTGCAAACAGTGCAAGAAAAAGTATGTGAAAGGGGATGTGTCCCTGTGCCGATGGCACCCCAAGCCGTATTGCCAGGCATTGCCCTATGGGCCAGGGTATTGGATGTGCTGCCACCGGTCTCAGAAAGGATTCCCTGGTTGTAAGCTGGGGCTTCATGACAATCACTGGGTTCCTGCCTGCCACAGCTTTAATCGGGCAATCCATAAGAAAGCAAAAGGGACTGAAGCTGAAGAGGAATACTAA